CCGGAATAGGCGGAATACATACTGCTCCCAGCGCCCTCACGGATCACCTCAAGCCAGAACTTACGCTTCTCCACCTTGATCTCGCTGCTGTTGAACAACCGGAAGAAGGCCACGTATTCCGTAACGAATTTTACCGGCTTATCGCGGTGGATGATTTCAAAGCCCGCCACATCGTCAATACTGAGCTTTTCGGTTTTTCCGTTGGGTTCTGACCGGAAATTGATTTTCCTGTCGAGATATGACGGTACCTCCACAAAGCCTTTCCTGACACTGAGATCGTTCATGGTTACGGTGCCTTCAATAAAACGTGCCAGCGCAAGTGACGGCAGCAGCAGTACAAGCCAAATGATTTTTTTCATAAGATGTGAAATGAAAAAGCCGGACTTGTGCCCGGCCTTATGATAAAGTCTTTTATGATTATTTCCTGCTCATCAGGATCCTGAGCACATACCAGAATAACAACATTACCGAAGCGAACAGCTGCAGCGCCGCGCCTACGTATTGCTCGGTGGCATAATGGTCCTTGATCTGGCTGGTCTGGTACAGGATGCTGCCGCTGGCTACAATCACCATGCCCACAGAGAACCACAAGCCAAGCTCAAACCCGAACAACGCCCCGGCCACGATCAGTCCCAGCGCGATGAATCCGCTGATGATCAAAGCCGACCTCAGGAAAGAAAAATCCGTTTTTGTAAAGAACACTACCGCTGTCAATCCGCCGAACATAAACAACGTAATGATCGCCGCCTGCGTAATGACCGCCGTACTGCCGGTATAATACATGGCGATGATCAGCATTGGCAGGAAGATCAGGGCTTCAATGAGTACATACAGTCCGAGCCCCAGGTATTGTTGCGTACGCGTCGCGGCAAAAGCGAGTTTCGACGACAACATGGAACCCAGCCAGAACAAGCCGATGAAGAACAGCCAGATGAATTTCGTGCCCAATAAATCTCCGATAGCCTGTGGCGGTACGGTGTTAATCAGTAAGGTTTCCACCCCGATGAATGCCAGGATGGCGAGTGCCACGTGCATGTACGTCTTTTTGTAAAATTCCGCTTTCTGTACTTCGGAAGCATGCGCGACCAAAGTAGTGTTTTGGTATTCCATTTTCTGTAGTTTTAAATTCACCCGAAATGTATGGAAAAAAAATAATGGTTGTAAATTTTTATAATAAAATTTACAACCATTATCACCGGGCCGACTGCTTACAATCCGAGTACCGATTTGAGTTTTTTAGCTGCCAAAGCCTGCGCGTCCTTAGCCTGCGGCACTACCGCTGCCATCCCGAAAAACTCGTGGGTCACGCCTTCGTACAATTCATATTCCGAATCGACACCGGCCGCCTTGAGTTTCTCATGCAGCAGCTTGCCTTCTGATTGCAGCGGATCGATTTCGGCGCCGATGATCAGTGTTGGCGGGAAGCCTTTCAGGTTCGCCCTGACGAGGCTTATCCTCGGGTCTGCCGACTGCGCTTCGGACGTCAGGTAGTTTTTCACAAACCATCCCATCATCGCCTTGTTCAGCGGCTTGGCGTTCGCGTATTTGACATAGCTCTCTGCGGTCATGTCGTTGTTGGCCACCGGATATACCAATACGGCACCCAGCGGAACCTGTATCTTCTTTTCCCTCGCCATCAGGCTCACATTGGCTGCGAGGTTTCCGCCCGCGCTTTCTCCCGCTACGGCAATTTTAGCAGGGTTGCCATTGAACGTAGCCGCATTTTTAAGGATCCATTGGTAGGCATCAAACGCCACCATGTGTGCGGCAGGGAATTTTTTCTCAGGGCCTTTCGGATATTCCACAGACACGACGATGGCGCCCGTCTGCTCGCACAAGGCCTGTGCGCCCGCGCTGTACACGTTGATGTCGGCAATCACGAAACCACCGCCATGGTAGTAGGCAATGACCGGAAACGGCGCTTTCCCTTCCTTAGGGGTATAAATCCTGATGTGTGTAGTGCCCCCGCTGACCGGGATCTGCTTGCCGATGGTGTCGCACAATGGCAGCGGCATCGCCATATTGTGTTCTTCCATGACCGCCATTACCGCATCGGTAGGCGTGGGCTGTTTCCTGGCTTCCTGTGGGCTCAGTGTCTCAATTGGCTTGCCGCCCAGCGTGGCCAGCTTCTCCATTACGACGGCCATTTCCGGCTTGATGTTCGTACCCCATTCAGGGGCAGGGCCTTTCGGCTCAAGCCGGGCGTCTTTGTTTTCTGCGGTGATGCTGTCATTCACCTTTTCCTCAGGAAGGTCGGTTTTCGGATTCTTGTTGCAGGAGATTGCAGCGGCAGACAACAGGACCACCGCAACGCATCGGGTAAAAGTGTTCTTATTCATAACGTATTGTTTAAGTTTCCCCGCTAATTTCCGAAGTAACTGCCATCCATATTTTACAGGATTACCTGAAATGATATTGTAATTATCATGCCTACAGCCAAAAAAAAGCAGGTGTCGAATAAACACCTGCCCTGATGGTTTTGTTGTGGGATGCTTACATATCCCTGTCCGGAGAGGACCTTCTTTCAGCATCGCGTCCTGAATCAAGGTCGTCTTCGTGACTGAAACGTGCCTGGCGGTCTGCCTCATCCTCAGAGGATGTCCCAGAACCATATTGGGAATTTCCCATGTCGCGGCGGCTGTTTTCACTGTCCTCCCAACGTTCGTTGCCTGTGTTCTCACTGCGTGACGACTGCATCGAGCGGTCGTTGTCCTGCATGTCGCTCTGGCGCGAAGATCCGGTACGGCTTTCATTTTCGCCGGTACGTGATTGGCCCTGCGCATGTCTCTGGTTTTGGTCCTCGCGATTCCAATCGCGATTTCCGTTGTTGTTGTTCGTTTCCATTGTGTTGTTGTTTTAAAGATTACTTTTTAGTGGTCCCTTTAGCTGATTTGCTGTCGGTTTTTGTGGTTGACTTTTTAGTAGTCGATTTGGTTGTTGCGGCACCGGTTTTGGTGTCTTTTGACATTGGAGTTTTCATAATTGAAAAGTATTTGTGGTTAATAATATTCCAAAACTACAACAACGATTTAGCGTTGTTTTATAGTTTATTATCAGCGGGTTACAGGATTTCCATTTTAACATTCGCCGCTGCACCGACTTAAAATCTTGTAACCTTGCCGCCCAAAAACATAAGTTTTACGTCCCTCAAACCGCCATCTTTGTGAGGTTCATTTTAATCATTAAACAACACTATATTATGAAGACAACAACCAAGGCCCCGGCCAAAAAGACAGCTGCAACCAAAACCGCCGCCGCAAAGACGACTACAGCCAAAACATCGGCTGCGAAAACCACCGCTTCCAAAACCCCGGCCACCCCTAAAGGTACCGTAAAAGCGAAATCGACTGCCGCCGAAGGGCTGGGCGAATTGTTTGAAGACGGCTTAAAGGACATCTACTGGGCAGAAAAGGCGCTGACCAAAGCCCTGCCTAAAATGGCCAAAAATGCCACCTCTGCCGAATTGGTGACGGCATTGCAGGACCACCTGACGCAAACCGAAACTCACGTACAGCGACTCGAACAGGTATTTGCTGCGATCGGACAGAAGGCAGTCGCCAAGAAATGCGACGCGATGGACGGACTCATCAAGGAAGGGGAGGGCATCATGGAGGAAACCGAACTGGGTGTCGTGCGCGATGCCGGCATCATTGCCGCCTCGCAGAAAATCGAGCATTACGAGATTGCTACCTATGGTACGCTGGCCGCATTTGCGAAAACACTCGGACATGACGAAGCCTTACAGTTGCTGGTTGCGACCCTCGACGAGGAGAAACAGGCTGACGCATTACTGACCCAGATTGCCGAATCGCACATCAACCTCGACGCTGCCGACGAGGACATGGAATAAGAAACCAATCAAAATCAAATCTAAATCTCAACCATCAGGCCTGCCCGTTTTCGGGTAGGCTTTTTTGTGCAGGTGCATTTGGGTGTATGGCAGCGCGTGCAGGCACCGGCAGCATGCAGCGCTCAGCCTTAACCCATGGCGCGCCCCGCCTTTTTCGGCAATATACCCGGCAACGATCGCCGCGTCACGTTTTTTTATACCTTTAAGCCAACCTAATCCAAGCATTATGAAGAAGATAGTCCTCTCCCTGATCGCCGTTTTTTGCCTGTCGTTTTTGGCTTCTGCCGCCAAAGTCGACACGCTCGAAATCAAGAGTGCCGCAATGGACCGCACGCTGCGTGCCGCGGTGGCCATCCCCGAATCCTATGCCAAAAGCAAAGGCCGTTACCCGGTACTGTATCTGTTGCACGGGGCCTGGGGGCATTTCAACGACTGGCTTAAAAAGACACCAAACGCCAATGCGGTCAAGGCACTGGCCGACCAATACAACATCATTATCGTAATGCCCGAGGGCGAGGCCTTCAGCTTTTACATTGACAGCCCTACATTAAAATCCTCCCAGTTTGAAACCTTTGTGAGCAGGGAAGTCGTAGCCAAAATTGACGGCACCTACCGCACCATTGCCAACAAGAATGGCCGTGCCATCACCGGCCTGTCTATGGGCGGGCACGGCGCCATGTACCTGTCCGTACGGCATCCTGACCTCTACTGCGCCGCCGGCAGCATGAGCGGGGCGCTCGACATGGGAACCATCCGGAAGCTGGAATCTGAAGCCGAGACCAACAAGATGTTCAGGGCCGTATACGGCGATGTACCGCCTACGGATGCGGAACTGCGGTCGCACGCCGTCATCGGGATGGTCAGTAAATTCAAGGCCAATAACATGCCGATGATCATCGACATCGGCGTAGACGATTTCCTGATCGAATCCAACCGCGAATTCCACCGCCGGCTTGTCTATGAGAAAGTGCCGCAC
The nucleotide sequence above comes from Flavobacterium magnum. Encoded proteins:
- a CDS encoding Bax inhibitor-1/YccA family protein produces the protein MEYQNTTLVAHASEVQKAEFYKKTYMHVALAILAFIGVETLLINTVPPQAIGDLLGTKFIWLFFIGLFWLGSMLSSKLAFAATRTQQYLGLGLYVLIEALIFLPMLIIAMYYTGSTAVITQAAIITLFMFGGLTAVVFFTKTDFSFLRSALIISGFIALGLIVAGALFGFELGLWFSVGMVIVASGSILYQTSQIKDHYATEQYVGAALQLFASVMLLFWYVLRILMSRK
- a CDS encoding alpha/beta hydrolase, with translation MNKNTFTRCVAVVLLSAAAISCNKNPKTDLPEEKVNDSITAENKDARLEPKGPAPEWGTNIKPEMAVVMEKLATLGGKPIETLSPQEARKQPTPTDAVMAVMEEHNMAMPLPLCDTIGKQIPVSGGTTHIRIYTPKEGKAPFPVIAYYHGGGFVIADINVYSAGAQALCEQTGAIVVSVEYPKGPEKKFPAAHMVAFDAYQWILKNAATFNGNPAKIAVAGESAGGNLAANVSLMAREKKIQVPLGAVLVYPVANNDMTAESYVKYANAKPLNKAMMGWFVKNYLTSEAQSADPRISLVRANLKGFPPTLIIGAEIDPLQSEGKLLHEKLKAAGVDSEYELYEGVTHEFFGMAAVVPQAKDAQALAAKKLKSVLGL
- a CDS encoding ferritin-like domain-containing protein — protein: MKTTTKAPAKKTAATKTAAAKTTTAKTSAAKTTASKTPATPKGTVKAKSTAAEGLGELFEDGLKDIYWAEKALTKALPKMAKNATSAELVTALQDHLTQTETHVQRLEQVFAAIGQKAVAKKCDAMDGLIKEGEGIMEETELGVVRDAGIIAASQKIEHYEIATYGTLAAFAKTLGHDEALQLLVATLDEEKQADALLTQIAESHINLDAADEDME
- a CDS encoding alpha/beta hydrolase, with amino-acid sequence MKKIVLSLIAVFCLSFLASAAKVDTLEIKSAAMDRTLRAAVAIPESYAKSKGRYPVLYLLHGAWGHFNDWLKKTPNANAVKALADQYNIIIVMPEGEAFSFYIDSPTLKSSQFETFVSREVVAKIDGTYRTIANKNGRAITGLSMGGHGAMYLSVRHPDLYCAAGSMSGALDMGTIRKLESEAETNKMFRAVYGDVPPTDAELRSHAVIGMVSKFKANNMPMIIDIGVDDFLIESNREFHRRLVYEKVPHDYTERPGAHTWQYWQDALPYQVLFFSKVFEANGSSVK